In Lodderomyces elongisporus chromosome 2, complete sequence, the following proteins share a genomic window:
- the ATG17 gene encoding autophagy protein 17, with amino-acid sequence MVNDRISVGKVKFTQVQVSQWSEDAQKSLQSAQKLCSIAQTQLNETYEDLGVQLPNDLEVVELLFEGYQRQLDMVGQVLKRSELLLSRDVDSVLVEIDSDLNPKLNDLSTILKQMENTIVPDFVQVNGMEGDKRLYDFLAMESTQFIQNNIEIYKQNCKKASEKLNLEIQVLRDEQHKLLHYQGTIQKEYESLGRLQLELKSAQGDMIESKGQEGVILKENRALENELVSLLEMMTNHYDQCKSAVELLSRGGSTEHTKINLDVLEVDSQELDDVFKELKAVSEITSTNSAKSKRLYKQYNEHIVKCTTYIKEELEKIRSFKTNKVPQFLSFFQECKNVFSKCSIVDEELKDLTPSQVYAETISQLVFHYTKFLDVYKTKYLAELHHEQYSFPKKFLKRIEDFINDEVYRMQSEEINHRKRWLDKYEEFIPKEFQLPGEQEIPMVVQVITEGLEHIQRESGVEGFNQGEEKRLLDLMKRLRTQDQGE; translated from the coding sequence ATGGTAAATGATCGAATTTCGGTAGGCAAAGTGAAATTTACTCAGGTCCAAGTATCCCAATGGTCTGAAGATGCACAGAAGTCATTGCAAAGTGCTCAGAAACTTTGCTCGATTGCTCAAACTCAATTGAACGAAACGTATGAGGATTTGGGTGTACAATTACCCAACGATTTGGAAGTCGTTGAGCTTTTATTTGAAGGGTATCAAAGGCAATTGGATATGGTAGGTCAAGTATTGAAACGAAGTGAATTATTGTTATCGAGAGACGTGGATAGTGTACTTGTTGAAATCGACTCCGACCTCAACCCCAAATTAAATGACTTGAGTACTATTCTCAAACAAATGGAGAACACCATAGTCCCCGATTTTGTTCAAGTGAATGGGATGGAAGGAGATAAGCGACTTTATGATTTTTTAGCAATGGAGTCTACTCAATTCATACAAAATAATATTGAgatatataaacaaaattgcaaaaaggcttcagaaaaattaaacctCGAGATTCAAGTGCTTCGAGATGAACAACATAAACTTTTGCACTACCAGGGTACAATTCAGAAAGAGTATGAACTGCTCGGGCGCTTACAGTTGGAGTTGAAACTGGCACAAGGCGATATGATTGAGTCCAAAGGTCAAGAGGGAGTgattttaaaagaaaatcgaGCCTTGGAAAATGAGTTGGTATCTTTATTGGAGATGATGACTAATCATTACGACCAATGCAAGAGTGCAGTTGAGCTTTTATCCAGAGGGGGTAGCACTGAGCACACGAAAATTAACTTGGATGTCCTTGAAGTAGACTCACAGGAATTAGACGATGTGTTTAAAGAGTTAAAGGCAGTGTCGGAGATAACATCGACAAATTCGGCAAAGTCTAAGCGTTTATATAAGCAGTACAACGAGCATATCGTAAAATGTACTACTTATATCAAAGAGGAGTTGGAAAAGATTAGACTGTTCAAGACGAACAAAGTACCTCAATTTTTAAGCTTTTTTCAAGAGTGTAAAAATGTCTTTAGCAAGTGTTCAATTGTCGACGAAGAGTTGAAAGACCTTACTCCATCACAAGTATATGCTGAGACAATATCGCAGTTGGTGTTTCATTATACTAAATTTCTTGATGTTTACAAGACAAAGTATTTAGCAGAATTACACCATGAACAATATTCGTTCCCCAagaagtttttgaaaaggatTGAAGATTTCATAAATGATGAAGTTTATAGAATGCAATCGGAGGAAATAAACCATCGTAAGAGGTGGTTGGATAAATACGAAGAATTTATCCCAAAAGAGTTTCAGCTCCCAGGAGAACAAGAAATACCCATGGTGGTGCAAGTTATTACTGAAGGGCTAGAGCATATACAACGTGAGAGTGGCGTTGAGGGTTTTAATCAAGGAGAGGAAAAGCGTTTGCTAGATTTAATGAAGCGATTAAGAACTCAAGATCAAGGTGAATGA
- the CDC73 gene encoding accessory factor associated with RNA polymerase II (BUSCO:EOG09263UWJ) — MSTLESLKALRRATTKGGFIKFYNKDGSETESIKEATSVQFGNSSDNLNENAPKFELDAETNFTNEDKLQDLRSVVFCWLQEGTPNVDYKEKAAELGITSFKYLNRTELGTWLNGTTETCQFIQGLDTEAKAKPSTNSEDRADVNSALTSSTKKRKLEDPQLDRISQFERESIDHNAALRGSKNIDFGYLISDAKRFMKELKQSDSRKLKSAADKRGPAGGPKKQPIIIVSPATTALLSLSNIKEFLEQGRYTEPVPTNRPKNGVVILNHPSDRLVSAAQKIMVVDNTDLFTSPEYWNRVVAVFTTGQTWQFAKYAISKPENLFQKYAGFYLGYNGEVTPPQIRDWNVREIKVDRGDKRFKDKVIVKDFWLEIEKILINKGYGRL, encoded by the coding sequence ATGTCAACTTTAGAATCGTTGAAGGCATTACGTCGAGCCACTACCAAAGGTGGTTTTATAAAGTTTTACAATAAAGATGGACTGGAAACTGAGTCAATCAAGGAAGCCACAAGCGTTCAGTTCGGTAATAGCAGTGACAACCTAAACGAAAATGCCCCAAAATTTGAATTGGATGCAGAAACGAACTTCACCAATGAGGATAAGTTACAAGATCTCAGATCAGTTGTATTCTGTTGGCTACAAGAAGGAACACCCAATGTCgattataaagaaaaagcagcGGAGTTGGGTATAACCTCATTCAAGTATTTGAATCGTACAGAATTGGGCACTTGGTTAAATGGAACTACCGAAACATGCCAATTCATACAAGGACTTGATACTGAAGCCAAAGCTAAACCATCTACAAATTCGGAAGATAGGGCTGATGTTAACTCTGCATTGACTTCGTCGACAAAAAAGCGCAAGCTTGAGGATCCCCAATTAGACAGAATTAGCCAATTTGAACGAGAATCCATCGACCACAATGCAGCACTTCGAGGCTCCAAAAACATAGATTTTGGCTATTTGATTTCCGACGCAAAGAGGTTTATGAAGGAGTTGAAACAATCAGATTCAAGAAAATTGAAGTCGGCAGCTGATAAGAGAGGACCGGCGGGCGGACCCAAGAAGCAACCAATCATCATTGTGTCGcctgcaacaacagcattgTTGTCCTTAtcaaatataaaagaaTTTTTGGAGCAAGGGCGCTATACTGAACCAGTGCCGACAAATAGACCCAAAAATGGTGTGGTGATACTAAATCACCCTTCAGATAGGCTAGTATCTGCAGCACAAAAGATTATGGTCGTGGACAACACTGATTTATTTACAAGCCCAGAGTACTGGAACAGGGTTGTGGCAGTGTTCACGACTGGCCAGACATGGCAATTTGCCAAATACGCCATTTCGAAACCGGAGaatttatttcaaaaatatGCTGGCTTCTATTTGGGGTACAATGGAGAAGTCACGCCGCCTCAAATAAGAGATTGGAATGTACGTGAAATCAAGGTGGATCGTGGTGATAAAAGGTTTAAAGATAAAGTGATTGTTAAGGATTTCTGGCtcgaaattgaaaaaattttaatcAACAAAGGATACGGAAGATTGTGA